A genomic region of uncultured Roseibium sp. contains the following coding sequences:
- a CDS encoding ABC transporter ATP-binding protein, which translates to MTARLSVQGITHSYGKKAALSNVGFSLGEGTFCALLGPNGAGKSTLFSILTRLFVPDAGDVSLDGHSLSRAPRKALAQIGVVFQQPTLDLDLTVGRNLKYFAALHGISGALADRRIQAVLERVSMSERMNEKVRALNGGHRRRMEIARALIHEPKVLLLDEPTVGLDAATRQAITGHVHDLAEEQGLSVLWATHLVDEVRDHDRLVVLHKGVVLADGHAADIAAGVSLQSRFLDMTGGVE; encoded by the coding sequence GTGACAGCGCGCCTGAGCGTTCAGGGCATCACGCATTCCTACGGAAAGAAAGCGGCGCTGAGCAACGTCGGCTTCTCTCTGGGAGAGGGGACTTTTTGTGCTCTTCTCGGCCCCAACGGCGCAGGGAAAAGCACGCTTTTTTCGATCCTGACACGCCTTTTCGTGCCTGACGCGGGCGATGTCAGCTTGGACGGGCACTCCCTGTCGCGCGCGCCGCGAAAAGCCCTGGCGCAAATCGGCGTCGTCTTCCAGCAGCCGACCCTCGATCTGGATCTGACCGTCGGGCGCAACCTGAAATATTTCGCGGCGCTCCACGGAATTTCGGGTGCGCTTGCCGACAGGCGCATCCAGGCCGTGCTGGAGCGGGTCAGCATGAGCGAGCGGATGAACGAGAAGGTCCGGGCACTCAACGGAGGGCACCGGCGCCGCATGGAAATCGCCCGCGCGCTGATTCACGAACCCAAGGTGTTGTTGCTGGACGAACCGACCGTCGGACTGGACGCTGCGACCAGACAGGCGATTACCGGACATGTTCACGACCTGGCAGAGGAGCAGGGCCTGAGCGTTCTTTGGGCGACGCATCTCGTGGACGAAGTCCGGGATCACGACCGCCTTGTCGTTTTGCACAAGGGTGTTGTTCTTGCCGATGGCCATGCTGCCGACATCGCCGCAGGCGTGTCCTTGCAGTCGCGGTTCCTGGACATGACGGGAGGCGTCGAATGA
- a CDS encoding YVTN family beta-propeller repeat protein, producing the protein MRTYLTVAGLALGLGLSAAAADEIWVSNEKDDTISVIDIDTLEVVRTIEVGERPRGITFAIDHSVLYLCASDSDTVQVIDPETGKVLHELPSGEDPEQFVLHPDNRHLYIANEDDAITTVVDTETRKVIAQIDVGIEPEGMAVSPDGKIAITTSETTNMAHWIDTDTQELFANTIVDQRPRHAEFTHDGSELWVSSEIGGTITVFDRESQTEKAKINFEIQGIHPDRVQPVGFEMTRDGKHVFVALGPSNHIAVVDPKTYEVTDYILVGRRVWHIAFNGDESLLFSTNGVSGDVTVIDVAELAPVKTIKVGRFPWGAAYRPTN; encoded by the coding sequence ATGCGTACGTACTTGACGGTTGCCGGGCTTGCGCTCGGTCTGGGACTGTCTGCCGCCGCAGCGGATGAGATCTGGGTCTCCAACGAAAAGGACGACACCATCAGCGTGATCGATATCGACACGCTCGAGGTCGTCCGGACGATCGAGGTGGGGGAGCGTCCGCGCGGGATCACCTTCGCCATCGACCATTCGGTCCTTTACCTGTGCGCGTCCGACAGCGACACGGTCCAGGTGATCGATCCGGAAACAGGCAAGGTCCTGCACGAACTGCCGTCTGGCGAGGATCCCGAACAGTTCGTCCTGCACCCGGACAACAGGCATCTTTATATCGCCAACGAGGATGATGCGATCACGACCGTGGTCGATACCGAAACCCGCAAGGTCATCGCGCAGATCGACGTCGGCATCGAGCCTGAAGGCATGGCGGTTTCGCCGGACGGCAAGATCGCGATCACCACCTCCGAAACCACCAACATGGCGCACTGGATCGATACGGACACGCAGGAGCTGTTCGCCAACACGATTGTCGATCAGCGTCCACGCCACGCCGAATTCACCCATGACGGATCGGAGCTGTGGGTCAGTTCGGAAATCGGCGGCACGATCACCGTTTTCGACCGGGAAAGCCAGACGGAAAAGGCCAAGATCAATTTCGAGATCCAGGGCATTCACCCCGACCGGGTGCAGCCGGTCGGTTTCGAGATGACCAGGGACGGCAAACATGTCTTCGTGGCGCTCGGACCGTCGAACCACATCGCCGTCGTCGATCCGAAAACCTATGAGGTCACCGATTACATCCTGGTGGGCCGCCGGGTCTGGCACATTGCGTTCAACGGCGATGAAAGCCTGCTCTTTTCGACGAATGGAGTCTCCGGAGACGTGACCGTGATCGACGTCGCGGAGCTGGCTCCCGTCAAGACGATCAAGGTCGGGCGCTTCCCGTGGGGCGCGGCGTACCGGCCGACGAATTAA
- a CDS encoding ABC transporter permease encodes MKAALICLVAIVHREASRFVSQRGRFLAAIVRPLVWLIVFAAGFRAALGLSIQPPYQTYITYEVYIVPGLCGMIQLFSGMQSSLSLVYDREMGSMRLLLTSPIPRWWLLFCKLFASTAISIFQVYTFLAIAALTGIDFSFAGYVAVLPALILNGLMLGALGLLLSSTINQLENFAGVMNFVIFPMFFLSTALYPLWKMAEASPLLRDICAFNPFSHGVELIRFALYGQFNGMALVWVLLAFAVFLGLSILGYDPARGIVRRKA; translated from the coding sequence ATGAAAGCGGCGCTGATCTGCCTCGTCGCCATCGTGCATCGGGAAGCGTCGAGATTTGTGTCTCAGCGGGGCCGTTTTCTGGCGGCGATCGTCCGGCCGCTCGTCTGGCTGATCGTGTTCGCTGCCGGGTTCCGCGCGGCACTTGGATTGTCGATCCAGCCGCCCTATCAGACCTACATTACCTACGAGGTCTATATCGTTCCAGGCCTGTGCGGCATGATCCAGCTGTTCTCCGGAATGCAATCATCCCTCAGCCTCGTCTACGACCGCGAGATGGGATCGATGCGCCTGCTCCTGACCAGTCCGATCCCGCGCTGGTGGCTGCTCTTCTGCAAGCTTTTCGCCAGCACCGCCATATCGATCTTTCAGGTCTATACCTTTCTGGCGATCGCCGCGCTGACGGGCATAGATTTTTCATTTGCCGGATATGTCGCGGTCCTGCCTGCGCTGATCCTGAACGGGCTGATGCTGGGTGCGCTCGGGCTTCTGCTGTCCAGCACCATCAACCAGCTGGAAAACTTTGCCGGGGTGATGAACTTCGTCATCTTCCCGATGTTCTTCCTGTCGACGGCACTCTATCCGCTCTGGAAGATGGCGGAGGCTTCGCCGTTGCTGAGGGACATCTGCGCCTTCAACCCGTTCTCCCATGGCGTCGAACTGATCCGCTTTGCGCTTTACGGCCAGTTCAACGGCATGGCGCTCGTCTGGGTTCTGCTCGCCTTCGCCGTGTTTCTCGGGTTGAGCATTTTGGGGTATGATCCGGCACGCGGTATCGTTCGGCGCAAGGCATGA
- a CDS encoding polyhydroxybutyrate depolymerase: MKSTALFAILFVLAGASATLIATADTMPCGLDEACSVGERVYRAKAPEGWDGKEPLPVLIHFHGWKRDSKHPLKNPKVLNAIDGNGALLVAPEGLHRTWDFWERDNRDVPFVRAVLEDVAKRFPIDGNRIYATGFSYGSAMAWRVACDAGDLIAGILPAAGTLYRQDAISCPTGPVNVMHVHGFKDNVMKMPRGQDGDPNVAVDLWRRTNLCAAGPDKSEIVNGHDCRTWSNSCQSGKEVMLCVHDRGHIVPKGWIDNALDLALQRYRLNPGVHGSKSREPDSASAAALAN; encoded by the coding sequence ATGAAATCCACGGCGCTTTTTGCCATCCTGTTTGTCCTCGCCGGTGCTTCTGCCACCCTGATCGCAACCGCCGACACCATGCCATGCGGCCTCGACGAAGCCTGCAGCGTCGGCGAACGGGTCTACCGCGCCAAAGCGCCGGAAGGATGGGACGGTAAGGAACCCCTGCCCGTCCTGATCCACTTTCACGGATGGAAACGCGATTCCAAACATCCGCTCAAGAACCCGAAGGTGCTGAATGCCATTGACGGCAACGGCGCCCTGCTGGTCGCACCGGAAGGACTGCACCGGACCTGGGATTTCTGGGAGCGGGACAATCGGGACGTGCCCTTTGTCCGCGCCGTTCTGGAAGACGTTGCCAAACGCTTCCCGATCGACGGAAACCGGATCTACGCGACAGGATTTTCCTACGGCTCCGCGATGGCCTGGCGTGTCGCTTGCGATGCCGGCGATCTGATCGCGGGCATCCTGCCTGCGGCCGGTACGCTTTACAGACAGGACGCGATCAGTTGCCCGACCGGGCCTGTGAATGTCATGCATGTACACGGCTTCAAGGACAATGTCATGAAAATGCCGCGTGGGCAGGACGGTGACCCCAATGTTGCCGTCGACCTGTGGCGCCGCACCAATCTGTGTGCTGCCGGACCCGACAAAAGCGAGATCGTCAACGGGCATGACTGCCGGACGTGGTCAAACAGCTGTCAGAGTGGCAAGGAGGTGATGCTGTGCGTGCATGACCGCGGCCATATCGTTCCAAAGGGCTGGATCGACAATGCGCTGGACCTTGCGCTTCAACGCTACAGGCTAAATCCCGGGGTCCATGGTTCGAAATCCAGGGAGCCGGACAGTGCCAGCGCAGCAGCGCTTGCGAACTAA
- a CDS encoding ATP-binding protein produces MSLSDIDDVIRLQKINAALVDRVEQAMDQQRNAFSLFQTAISLEGQVRRRTDELTTALHRLEETNIELARQKDISERANRSKTQFLAAASHDILQPLNAAQLTISSLYDLQASDQARSMVNQVERSLDTMNELLRTLLDISKLDAGVTMPRFASVPIPPILSSLLSDLRPIAEKKGLRLRVAVTNDCVYTDRLMLRRALQNLISNAIRYTDRGGVLIGTRRQGDDIAIEVIDTGPGIHEDQQEKIFEEFHRGPLPQGDAEHGTGLGLGLAIVRRLMTALNHEVSVRSTPGKGSVFRIRAKRTDAPPSVIHAAPVAPVSAHSNANLAGKKILVIENDPAVLEAMAGLLSNWGCLYRIARSTSQSIAALDGGDWLPDLIIADHHLDFGDLGTDTLERLFDILPARVPAILATADASQALSERAKHLGVEHLPKPVKPAQLRALATHLVNSNK; encoded by the coding sequence ATGAGCCTGTCCGACATAGATGATGTCATCCGCCTGCAGAAGATCAATGCGGCCCTGGTCGACCGGGTCGAACAGGCCATGGACCAGCAGCGGAACGCGTTTTCGCTTTTCCAGACCGCGATCTCGCTGGAAGGACAGGTCAGGCGCCGCACGGACGAACTGACGACCGCCCTCCACCGTCTTGAAGAAACGAATATCGAGCTCGCCCGCCAGAAGGACATTTCAGAGCGCGCCAACCGTTCGAAAACACAGTTCCTGGCCGCTGCGAGCCATGACATCCTGCAACCGCTCAATGCAGCCCAGCTGACGATCTCGTCCCTTTACGATCTGCAGGCATCCGACCAGGCGCGGTCCATGGTCAACCAGGTCGAACGCTCGCTCGACACGATGAACGAGCTGCTGCGCACACTGCTCGACATTTCCAAGCTCGACGCCGGGGTCACGATGCCCCGGTTCGCGTCCGTGCCGATCCCGCCGATCCTTTCCAGTCTTCTGTCCGACCTGCGCCCGATCGCCGAGAAGAAGGGCCTGCGCCTTCGCGTGGCCGTGACCAACGACTGCGTCTACACCGACCGGCTCATGCTGCGGCGCGCCCTGCAGAACCTGATCAGCAACGCGATCCGCTATACCGACCGGGGCGGTGTCCTGATCGGGACGCGCAGGCAGGGCGACGACATCGCAATCGAAGTGATCGATACCGGACCCGGCATTCACGAGGACCAGCAGGAAAAGATCTTCGAGGAGTTTCACCGGGGACCGCTGCCTCAGGGCGATGCCGAACACGGAACAGGGCTCGGGCTCGGGCTCGCCATCGTCCGGCGGCTGATGACCGCGCTCAATCACGAGGTCAGCGTCCGCTCGACGCCCGGCAAGGGAAGCGTGTTCCGCATCCGCGCCAAGCGCACCGACGCGCCGCCTTCCGTTATCCACGCCGCACCGGTGGCGCCGGTTTCGGCGCATTCCAATGCCAATCTCGCGGGAAAGAAAATACTGGTCATCGAGAATGACCCGGCGGTGCTGGAAGCGATGGCGGGCCTTTTGTCGAACTGGGGCTGCCTCTACAGGATTGCCCGCTCGACCTCGCAATCGATCGCGGCGCTTGATGGCGGCGACTGGCTGCCGGACCTGATCATTGCGGACCATCACCTGGATTTCGGCGACCTGGGAACGGACACGCTCGAACGGCTGTTCGATATCCTCCCGGCGCGTGTCCCGGCGATCCTGGCAACGGCCGATGCCTCGCAGGCCCTCAGCGAACGCGCCAAGCATCTGGGTGTCGAGCACCTGCCAAAGCCCGTGAAGCCTGCACAGTTGCGCGCCCTGGCGACGCATCTGGTCAATTCGAACAAGTAG
- a CDS encoding PQQ-dependent methanol/ethanol family dehydrogenase has product MRKFLAMAAVSALAMTGAHADVTEEDLANDATNTDSVLTNGMGRHQQRFSPLKIINKDNVKNVVPAWAFSLGGEKQRGQETQPLIYDGVMYITGSYSRLYAIDVKTGEEIWQYDARLPEGILPCCDVVNRGAAIYGDKIYFGTLDARIVALDLKTGDVVWRKKIADYKAGYSYTAAPVIVNGLIVTGNSGGEFGIVGEVQARDAETGELVWTRPVIEGHMGTFKGEESTMTGTLNATWPGDMWKTGGGATWLGGTYDKDTNTLVFGAGNPAPWNSWLRAAGNPSGTEGDNLYAASRIGINPENGDIKWHYQTTPREGWDFDGVNEVIPFVDASGNKRYATADRNGFFYVLNREDGAFVDAWPFVKQISWAEGIGEDGRPKFVENNRPGDPSKAADGKKGEVVFAVPSFLGGKNWMPMAHNPDTGLFYVPSNEWGMDIWNEPITYKKGAAYLGSGFTIKPIFEDYIGSLKAVDPNTGEIKWEHKNNAPLWGGVMTTAGGLVFTGMPEGQFKAFDADTGEELWSFQTGSGIVGQPITWDMDGEQYIAISSGWGGAVPLWGGEVAKKVNYLNQGGSIWVFKLPKQLASSN; this is encoded by the coding sequence ATGAGGAAGTTTCTCGCAATGGCGGCGGTCAGTGCGCTCGCGATGACCGGGGCGCATGCCGACGTTACGGAAGAAGATCTGGCGAATGACGCGACCAACACCGACAGCGTTCTGACAAACGGCATGGGGCGGCACCAGCAGCGCTTTTCACCGCTGAAAATCATCAACAAGGACAATGTCAAAAACGTCGTGCCGGCCTGGGCGTTTTCGCTCGGCGGCGAGAAACAGCGCGGTCAGGAAACCCAGCCGCTGATCTATGACGGCGTCATGTACATTACCGGTTCTTATTCGCGTCTTTACGCGATCGACGTGAAAACCGGCGAGGAGATCTGGCAGTACGACGCGCGTCTGCCGGAGGGCATTTTGCCCTGCTGCGATGTCGTCAACCGCGGTGCGGCGATCTACGGCGACAAGATCTATTTCGGAACGCTGGACGCGCGCATCGTGGCGCTCGACCTGAAAACCGGTGATGTCGTCTGGCGCAAGAAGATCGCCGACTACAAGGCCGGATATTCCTATACCGCGGCTCCGGTGATCGTGAACGGACTGATCGTGACCGGCAACTCCGGCGGCGAGTTCGGCATCGTCGGCGAGGTTCAGGCTCGTGATGCGGAAACGGGTGAACTGGTCTGGACCCGGCCCGTCATTGAAGGCCACATGGGCACGTTCAAGGGCGAAGAAAGCACCATGACCGGGACGCTGAATGCCACCTGGCCGGGTGATATGTGGAAGACCGGCGGCGGGGCTACCTGGCTCGGCGGCACCTACGACAAGGACACCAATACGCTTGTCTTCGGCGCTGGCAACCCTGCTCCCTGGAACAGCTGGCTGCGCGCAGCCGGAAATCCGTCGGGAACGGAAGGCGACAATCTTTACGCGGCGTCCCGGATCGGCATCAATCCGGAAAACGGCGATATCAAGTGGCACTACCAGACCACGCCCCGCGAAGGCTGGGACTTCGACGGCGTGAACGAAGTCATTCCCTTCGTCGACGCCAGCGGCAACAAGCGCTACGCGACCGCGGACCGGAACGGCTTCTTCTATGTCCTTAACCGGGAAGACGGTGCTTTCGTGGACGCATGGCCGTTCGTGAAGCAGATCAGCTGGGCCGAAGGGATTGGCGAGGATGGCCGCCCGAAATTCGTCGAGAACAATCGTCCGGGCGACCCGAGCAAGGCCGCCGACGGCAAGAAGGGTGAAGTGGTCTTCGCCGTTCCCTCGTTTCTTGGCGGCAAGAACTGGATGCCGATGGCGCACAATCCGGATACCGGCCTGTTCTACGTTCCCTCGAACGAATGGGGCATGGACATCTGGAACGAGCCGATCACCTACAAGAAGGGCGCTGCCTATCTCGGATCCGGCTTTACCATCAAGCCGATCTTCGAGGACTATATCGGCTCCCTGAAGGCGGTCGATCCGAACACCGGTGAAATCAAGTGGGAGCACAAGAACAATGCCCCGCTCTGGGGTGGCGTCATGACCACGGCCGGCGGCCTGGTGTTCACCGGGATGCCGGAAGGCCAGTTCAAGGCGTTCGATGCCGATACCGGCGAAGAGCTCTGGTCCTTCCAGACGGGCTCCGGTATCGTCGGTCAGCCGATCACCTGGGACATGGATGGTGAGCAGTACATCGCGATCTCGTCCGGTTGGGGCGGTGCCGTTCCGCTTTGGGGCGGTGAAGTCGCCAAGAAGGTGAACTACCTGAACCAGGGCGGATCGATCTGGGTGTTCAAGTTGCCCAAGCAGCTGGCATCCTCGAACTAG
- a CDS encoding ABC transporter substrate-binding protein, producing the protein MTIGYLEKVEPQPPVLSNLDPVPEDEGLAGAEVGLKDNATTGRFLKQIYSLETRIVEEDGDFLAAASELLAVTPFIIVKAPGEDLLALADLPEAGAAVLFNAGSPDIGLRDASCRANVLHTLPSRAMLTDALAQFGVRRKWVDWVVLAGPNPKDQAFAKALEASAQKFGIRIRASKIWDVDADMRRTAFQELPLFTQDFPEHHLLVVADETDDFGRYVPFNAWQPRPVAGTEGLVPAAWDRTVEQWGAAQLQNRFQETADRPMRPVDYAAWAAVRAIGEAVTRTNQAEAAAIRDYLLSEDFELAGFKGRPQTFRTWNGQMRQPISLTHPRAVVAQAPFEGFLHQRTELDTLGIDEAESACTAFRE; encoded by the coding sequence GTGACTATTGGATATCTTGAAAAGGTTGAACCGCAGCCGCCGGTGCTTTCCAATCTCGATCCGGTGCCCGAAGACGAAGGTCTGGCGGGGGCGGAGGTTGGCCTAAAGGACAATGCGACGACCGGCCGGTTCCTCAAGCAGATTTACAGCCTGGAAACGAGGATCGTGGAAGAGGATGGCGATTTCCTCGCAGCGGCGAGCGAGCTGCTTGCCGTCACCCCATTCATCATCGTCAAGGCGCCGGGAGAGGACCTGCTCGCGCTGGCAGACCTGCCCGAAGCAGGCGCGGCGGTTCTCTTCAACGCCGGGTCGCCGGACATCGGCCTGAGAGATGCATCCTGCCGTGCCAACGTTCTTCACACGCTGCCCTCGCGTGCGATGCTGACGGATGCACTGGCCCAGTTCGGTGTCCGCAGGAAATGGGTGGATTGGGTCGTGCTTGCCGGCCCCAATCCGAAGGATCAGGCCTTCGCCAAGGCGCTTGAAGCCTCCGCTCAGAAGTTCGGGATCAGGATCCGCGCAAGCAAGATCTGGGATGTCGATGCCGACATGCGCCGCACCGCCTTTCAGGAACTGCCCCTGTTCACGCAGGATTTCCCCGAGCATCATTTGCTTGTCGTTGCCGACGAGACCGATGACTTTGGCCGCTATGTGCCCTTCAATGCCTGGCAGCCGCGTCCTGTGGCGGGCACGGAAGGACTGGTTCCGGCCGCCTGGGACCGTACGGTAGAGCAATGGGGCGCCGCCCAGCTTCAGAACCGCTTCCAGGAGACGGCGGACAGGCCGATGCGGCCCGTGGACTATGCCGCCTGGGCGGCCGTGCGCGCCATCGGCGAAGCCGTGACGCGGACCAATCAGGCCGAAGCCGCCGCAATCCGCGACTACCTGTTGTCGGAAGATTTCGAACTTGCCGGATTCAAGGGCCGGCCTCAGACCTTCCGGACGTGGAACGGGCAGATGCGCCAGCCGATCTCCCTGACGCATCCCCGGGCGGTCGTGGCCCAGGCTCCGTTCGAAGGGTTCCTGCATCAAAGAACCGAGCTCGATACGCTCGGAATAGACGAGGCGGAAAGCGCCTGCACCGCATTCAGGGAGTAA
- a CDS encoding sel1 repeat family protein, protein MKPVFVTALLAAGCLAQVAQAEEIDSGGTLNPDEMSLNKSLSRALEGDVDMVVCAQGYLMTKKGDHEAARKLFRNCADKGWTGTMTWMAYMDQNGLGQDEDPEAAAAWDRKAAEAGDPVGEFNYGLDLLRGYGVEQNMDLGREFIDRSAEQGFKTAEELRSNGYDWKSVTPDSDEWKFQRIY, encoded by the coding sequence ATGAAACCGGTTTTTGTTACGGCTTTGCTTGCGGCGGGATGTCTCGCTCAGGTGGCGCAGGCTGAAGAAATCGACAGCGGCGGTACGCTCAATCCTGATGAAATGAGCCTGAACAAGTCGCTTTCCCGGGCGCTTGAGGGGGATGTCGACATGGTCGTCTGTGCGCAGGGCTACCTGATGACCAAGAAGGGTGACCACGAAGCCGCGCGCAAACTTTTCCGGAACTGTGCCGACAAGGGCTGGACGGGAACAATGACCTGGATGGCCTACATGGACCAGAATGGTCTCGGGCAGGACGAAGATCCGGAAGCGGCGGCCGCGTGGGACAGGAAGGCTGCGGAAGCGGGCGATCCGGTTGGCGAATTCAACTATGGCCTCGACCTGCTGCGCGGATACGGTGTCGAGCAGAACATGGATCTCGGCAGGGAGTTTATCGACCGCTCGGCCGAACAGGGGTTCAAGACGGCCGAAGAACTTCGCAGCAACGGCTACGACTGGAAGAGCGTGACACCGGATTCAGACGAATGGAAATTCCAGAGGATCTACTAG
- a CDS encoding DUF4269 domain-containing protein, with the protein MKPFYVDVVAKLDLLHLLAEFDPIVIGTPPLGIATATSDIDVACSAPDLGRFDHAVRSAFGAMKFFSIRTADHLPDPAAIASFFACGWEIEIFCQKTATEKQWGVRHFRVEERLLALQPRLRQQIISLKRGGMKTEPAFARVLGLTGDPYEAILHLEGLSDERLLELLDGG; encoded by the coding sequence ATGAAACCGTTCTACGTTGATGTTGTCGCCAAGCTAGATCTGCTCCACCTGCTTGCGGAGTTCGATCCGATCGTCATCGGAACACCGCCTCTTGGTATCGCGACGGCCACGAGCGACATTGACGTTGCCTGTTCCGCGCCAGATCTCGGCAGGTTCGATCACGCTGTGCGCAGCGCATTCGGAGCGATGAAATTCTTTTCGATCCGGACTGCGGATCATCTGCCCGACCCGGCGGCCATCGCATCGTTTTTTGCCTGCGGATGGGAAATCGAGATTTTCTGCCAGAAAACCGCGACAGAAAAACAATGGGGCGTTCGCCATTTTCGCGTCGAGGAAAGGCTTTTGGCACTGCAGCCACGGTTGCGCCAGCAGATCATCAGCCTGAAGCGGGGCGGTATGAAGACGGAGCCTGCATTCGCGAGAGTTCTCGGTCTGACCGGAGATCCCTACGAGGCAATCCTTCATCTCGAAGGGCTCTCCGATGAGCGGCTTCTGGAATTGCTCGACGGAGGTTGA
- a CDS encoding response regulator transcription factor, producing MSIEAEGATKFLIIDDHPLFREALHSAVELAYPNSDTLDAASLDDACALLDDDAGFDLALLDLSIPGVKGMDGLLHLRTHYPRLPVVVVSGAEEPPIIAQVMAYGAAGFIPKSSKKTTLAEAIQQVMNGATYLPETYTDPDDEPLDDQTRKMIERLSSLTPQQIRVLRMICNGLLNKQIAYELQVGETTVKAHVSEILRKLCVASRTQAVIEVKKLEALGSTGPFDAMISGEAQTPSRHHS from the coding sequence ATGTCTATCGAGGCTGAAGGTGCAACCAAGTTCCTGATCATCGACGATCATCCCCTCTTCCGGGAAGCGCTTCACAGCGCCGTGGAACTTGCCTATCCGAATTCCGACACGCTTGATGCCGCGTCGCTGGATGATGCCTGTGCACTGCTGGATGACGATGCCGGATTTGATCTCGCCCTTCTGGATCTGTCGATCCCCGGGGTGAAGGGCATGGATGGCCTGCTGCATTTGCGCACGCACTATCCGCGGCTCCCCGTCGTGGTGGTGTCTGGCGCCGAGGAACCCCCGATCATCGCGCAGGTCATGGCCTACGGGGCCGCCGGTTTCATTCCCAAGTCTTCCAAGAAGACAACGCTGGCCGAGGCGATCCAGCAGGTCATGAACGGCGCGACCTACCTGCCGGAAACCTACACCGACCCGGACGACGAGCCGCTCGACGATCAGACCAGGAAGATGATCGAACGGCTGTCCAGCCTGACGCCCCAGCAAATCCGGGTCCTGCGCATGATCTGCAACGGATTGCTGAACAAGCAGATCGCCTATGAGCTGCAGGTAGGCGAGACGACCGTAAAGGCGCATGTGTCGGAAATCCTCAGGAAATTGTGCGTGGCCAGCCGGACACAGGCGGTGATCGAGGTCAAGAAACTCGAGGCACTGGGGTCCACCGGTCCTTTCGACGCGATGATTTCCGGAGAGGCGCAGACGCCTTCCAGACATCACAGCTGA